In the genome of Maribacter forsetii DSM 18668, the window AGGTCGTGGCCATTTACAAAAACATACACTTCTTAAAAAAAAATAATTTTTTTTCTTTAAATTTTTTAAACGAATTAAACACTGATTTTCTGCAGGTTACAAAGACGTTTTAATAAGGTTAAAACGCAAACTACGATAAAAAGTATCACAGAGTTATAACAAATTTATAATCTTTCTAAATAAAAAGGTAGCTGTTAAGTTATTACCTTTAATACCGACACAACCATCAACAAAAGCAATTTATGGATCATATCGTAATTATTGGTAATGGCATTTCTGGAGTCACTTTAGCTAGACATATACGTAAGCTATCAGACAAAAGAATCACCATTATTTCCGCAGAAAGTGACTATTTCTTCTCCCGTACCGCATTAATGTATGTTTACATGGGTCACATGAAATTTGAACATACACAACCTTACGAAAACTGGTTTTGGAAGAAAAACAGAATCGACCTCGTTAACGGGTTTGTAGAAAAAGTAGAAACGGATGCTAAAAAGCTTCTTCTAAAAGGTGGTTCATCTATTTCTTATGACAAACTAATTATTGCAACAGGTTCTAAGCCTAATAAGTTTGGCTGGCCAGGGCAAGATTTAAAAGGTGTACAAGGCTTGTATTCAAAACAAGATCTAGAAATGCTTGAGAAGAACGCCCCTAATAACAAGGTATGTAATCGTGCGGTTATTGTTGGCGGCGGATTGATAGGTATTGAAATGGCCGAGATGCTACGCTCTCGCCAAATACCTGTCACTTTTTTGGTTCGAGAAAATAGCTTTTGGAACGGCGTATTACCTGCAGGTGAATCTGCCATGATCAATGAGCATATTCTAGAACACCATATAGATTTGCAACTTGACACCAATCTTGAGAAAATAATTTCTGATGACAATGGGCGAGCAAAAGCTGTAGTAACAGATAAAGGTGAAACCATTGAATGTAATGTAGTTGGCTTAACTGCCGGTGTTGCCCCAAATATAGATTTCCTAAAAGATTCTGGCATTGAATTAGGCAGAGGTGTTAAGGTTAATCGCTTTTTAGAGACCAATGTAAAAGATGTATACGCAATAGGCGACTGTGCAGAGCAACACGAAGGTATAGGCAGCAGAAGACCAATAGAAGCGGTTTGGTATACCGGGCGAATGATGGGCGAGGCTCTAGCACAAACTATATGTGGCAAACCAAGAGAATACAACCCTGGTCATTGGTTCAACTCCGCTAAATTCTTAGATGTAGAATACCAAACTTACGGATGGGTCTTTAGTGAACGTAGCAAAAAAGATAATGAACATCATTTTCACTGGCGCCATGCTACTGAAAAGATATGTATAACCGTAGCATTTGATAAAGACAGCCATCAATTTTTAGGTTTGAACACCTTTGGTATTCGAATGCGACACGAAATTTTTGACCAATGGTTAACAGAAAACAAGGACATTGACCACGTAATGACCTATTTAAAGGATGCCAATTTTGATCCTGAGTTTTATAAGCTCTATGAAGATGAAATTGTCGCCAAATACAATGCTGATTTCAATAAGAACATCAGCCCTAAGAAAAAAAGCTGGAAACGTATTTTCAGTATCGCCTAACTAAATAACAAAACAAACAACACCTACTATGGGTAATTTTGACAGAAGTATGTCTCTTGCGGGAGAACCGCCTAAAGCATTAAATACAGGCCAAAAACTGGCAGTAGTCACAGGAATGATCGGTTTGGGAATTCTCATTCTACAATTATTCAATTTAAATCTTGGTAATACGGCACTTTGGCTTACCATTTCTATTGTTGCCATTTTTGCTGGTATCATTTGGTTTTCACAGGCTGCATATGCAAACAAGCATAAAGGAATTAAGAATGACGGCGTATGGTTTAAATCTATATCTAGCCGTGGTGTTCTTGCCTGGATGGCCGGTATTGCCTTAACAGGTTTTTACATTGTACTCTATTTTTATCCGCAATATCTTGGCTTAGTAAAAGATGGTGACAATACAGGCTTAATTGCCTTATTTGACCCTTTAAGTAAAGGTCTCAGCGGAAACCCTGCCAGCCAATGGTTTGTTTACGGTACCATGTATACCGTGGCTATTTTGGCTTTCGGTGCCAAGTTCATTTGGAAATACCGCCATAATAAATACGAGCAATTGAGGACGGTTAGTGTTATGTTCTTTCAGACTGCATTCGC includes:
- a CDS encoding NAD(P)/FAD-dependent oxidoreductase — its product is MDHIVIIGNGISGVTLARHIRKLSDKRITIISAESDYFFSRTALMYVYMGHMKFEHTQPYENWFWKKNRIDLVNGFVEKVETDAKKLLLKGGSSISYDKLIIATGSKPNKFGWPGQDLKGVQGLYSKQDLEMLEKNAPNNKVCNRAVIVGGGLIGIEMAEMLRSRQIPVTFLVRENSFWNGVLPAGESAMINEHILEHHIDLQLDTNLEKIISDDNGRAKAVVTDKGETIECNVVGLTAGVAPNIDFLKDSGIELGRGVKVNRFLETNVKDVYAIGDCAEQHEGIGSRRPIEAVWYTGRMMGEALAQTICGKPREYNPGHWFNSAKFLDVEYQTYGWVFSERSKKDNEHHFHWRHATEKICITVAFDKDSHQFLGLNTFGIRMRHEIFDQWLTENKDIDHVMTYLKDANFDPEFYKLYEDEIVAKYNADFNKNISPKKKSWKRIFSIA